Proteins co-encoded in one Pogoniulus pusillus isolate bPogPus1 chromosome 15, bPogPus1.pri, whole genome shotgun sequence genomic window:
- the HMGXB4 gene encoding HMG domain-containing protein 4 isoform X2, with product MFGDRLAAPSPSAQCVPCLPFQDGGRGRWRRGGKWQCRVRRLHRLPTLRLRAGTGGPAGPVGPERPCRRGTLGPAAGTEPRAAARPEPARTFSCRWERGKEPRRGNTISGSCRTTMAYDDSKKKEEFLESDRSVDDVGLATGRIQREKKHSYKEPLQEEDEIATQDTELFPRLEPHKKKRKHSDEFCHKGVSPLDLPSKKKKKAVSSPSSADTTMDLLKAITSPLATSSKASKKTSEKSSYSSSGHSESKKEHHKKKLSGSSGEHSVDDSSFHKSKKMKPLYVNTETLTLREPDGLKMKLILSPKDKSGTADDDSFSYSSAPSAAKKSSKKSSRDEQGSVLLGHELPSFLKSSRKKHKPPSDSNPPSESFGADTSLFSEGHGSEYEVSGMEAPPESGSSSGGELEAGELVIDDSYREIKKKKKSKKSKKKKDKEKHREKKHSKSKKSSGHASVAVAEVTVSPPPPSGTPYVLPPPPPAIFHSDGQGEKRRKKEDKEKDKAEKWEKEKEREKEKEKEREKEKEKEREREKEREKEREKEKEREKEREREKPKKKNMSAYQVFCKEYRTTIVSEHPGIDFGELSKKLAEVWKQLPEKDKLIWKQKAQYLQHKQNKAEATTVKRKASSSDGAPKIKASPTGVISPHKKSPTSTVVMSSSPAKLPETDPIDVAAHLQLLGESLSLIGHRLQETEGMVAVSGSLSVLLDSIICALGPLACLTTQLPELNGCPKHVLSNTLDNIAYIMPGL from the exons ATGTTCGGCGATCGGCTGGCTGCCCCTAGCCCCAGCGCCCAGTGTGTCCCTTGTCTCCCGTTCCAAGATGGCGGCCGCGGGCGGTGGCGGCGCGGCGGGAAGTGGCAGTGCAGAGTGAGGCGACTGCACCGCCTCCCCACCCTGCGGCTGCGGGCCGGCACCGGAGGGCCGGCGGGCCCTGTCGGCCCTGAGCGGCCCTGCCGCCGGGGCACACTCGGGCCTGCTGCAGGGACGGAGCCGCGGGCTGCTGCGAGGCCGGAGCCTGCGCGG ACCTTTTCCTGTAGATGGGAACGGGGAAAGGAGCCCAGACGTGGCAACACAATCTCAGGCTCCTGCAGGACCACCATGGCTTACGATGACTCCAAGAAGAAAGAAG AGTTCCTAGAGAGTGACCGAAGTGTTGATGACGTGGGGCTGGCAACTGGCAGGATACAGCGGGAGAAAAAACACTCTTACAAGGAACCACTGCAAGAGGAAGATGAGATAGCAACTCAG GACACTGAGCTTTTTCCGAGGTTAGAACCTcacaaaaagaagagaaagcactCCGATGAGTTCTGCCACAAAG GTGTTTCACCTTTGGATCTACCatcaaagaagaagaaaaaagcagtTTCTAGCCCGTCTTCAGCTGATACAACCATGGATTTACTCAAGGCTATCACCTCACCTTTGGCCACAAGCTCAAAGGCTTCAAAGAAGACCTCTGAAAAATCATCTTACTCTTCCTCTGGCCATTCTGAAAGCAAAAAGGAGCACCACAAGAAGAAGCTGAGTGGCAGCAGTGGGGAACACTCAGTGGATGATAGCAGCTTCCACAAATCTAAAAAAATGAAACCTCTCTATGTGAACACAGAAACTCTTACTCTCCGGGAACCTGATGGCTTGAAGATGaagctcatcctgtcaccaAAAGACAAAAGTGGTACTGCAGATGATGATTCTTTCTCCTACTCTTCAGCTCCATCAGCTGCAAAGAAATCTTCAAAGAAATCATCTCGAGATGAGCAAGGCTCCGTCCTGTTAGGTCATGAACTGCCGAGCTTCCTGAAGTCATCTCGGAAGAAGCACAAACCACCTTCAGACTCGAATCCACCTTCTGAGAGCTTTGGTGCTGACACTTCCCTTTTTTCTGAGGGCCATGGGAGCGAGTATGAAGTTTCAGGTATGGAGGCACCACCAGAATCTGGTTCCTCTTCTGGTGGGGAGTTGGAGGCTGGAGAACTAGTGATAGATGACTCCTACCGAGAAatcaagaagaagaagaagtcgaagaaaagtaagaaaaaaaaagacaaggagaAACATAGAGAGAAGAAACACTCTAAATCTAAAAAGAGTTCTGGACATGCTTCTGTGGCAGTAGCAGAAGTAACGGTGtcaccaccacctccttccgGTACTCCATATGTTcttcccccacctcctcctgctaTTTTCCACTCGGATGGTCAaggtgagaaaaggaggaaaaaggaagacAAGGAGAAGGACAAAGCTGAGaaatgggaaaaagaaaaggaaagagaaaaggaaaaagaaaaggaaagagaaaaggaaaaggaaaaagaaagagaaagagaaaaagaaagagaaaaagaaagagaaaaggaaaaagaaagagaaaaggaaagagaaagagaaaaa ccaaagaagaaaaacatgtctgcCTATCAAGTGTTCTGCAAGGAGTATCGTACAACTATTGTGTCTGAACACCCTGGGATAG ATTTTGGAGAGCTAAGTAAAAAACTGGCAGAAGTGTGGAAGCAGCTACCTGAGAAAGATAAACTG ATCTGGAAACAGAAAGCTCAGTATCTCCAACACAAGCAGAATAAAGCAGAAGCCACCACTGTGAAGAGAAAggcctcatcttcagatggtGCACCAAAAATAAAAG CTTCTCCAACAGGAGTGATTTCCCCTCATAAGAAATCTCCTACCAGCACTGTGGTGATGTCTTCCTCACCAGCCAAACTCCCTGAGACAGATCCTATCGATGTAGCTGCACACTTACAGTTGTTGGGTGAATCTCTGAGCCTCATTGGACACAGACTGCAGGAAACAGAA GGAATGGTGGCTGTTTCAGGAAGTTTGTCTGTACTTCTAGATTCAATCATCTGTGCTTTGGGCCCTTTAGCTTGTCTGACCACACAACTGCCTGAGTTGAATGGCTGCCCTAAGCACGTTTTG TCAAACACACTAGACAACATTGCCTACATCATGCCTGGACTTTGA
- the HMGXB4 gene encoding HMG domain-containing protein 4 isoform X3: protein MFGDRLAAPSPSAQCVPCLPFQDGGRGRWRRGGKWQCRVRRLHRLPTLRLRAGTGGPAGPVGPERPCRRGTLGPAAGTEPRAAARPEPARDTELFPRLEPHKKKRKHSDEFCHKGVSPLDLPSKKKKKAVSSPSSADTTMDLLKAITSPLATSSKASKKTSEKSSYSSSGHSESKKEHHKKKLSGSSGEHSVDDSSFHKSKKMKPLYVNTETLTLREPDGLKMKLILSPKDKSGTADDDSFSYSSAPSAAKKSSKKSSRDEQGSVLLGHELPSFLKSSRKKHKPPSDSNPPSESFGADTSLFSEGHGSEYEVSGMEAPPESGSSSGGELEAGELVIDDSYREIKKKKKSKKSKKKKDKEKHREKKHSKSKKSSGHASVAVAEVTVSPPPPSGTPYVLPPPPPAIFHSDGQGEKRRKKEDKEKDKAEKWEKEKEREKEKEKEREKEKEKEREREKEREKEREKEKEREKEREREKPKKKNMSAYQVFCKEYRTTIVSEHPGIDFGELSKKLAEVWKQLPEKDKLIWKQKAQYLQHKQNKAEATTVKRKASSSDGAPKIKASPTGVISPHKKSPTSTVVMSSSPAKLPETDPIDVAAHLQLLGESLSLIGHRLQETEGMVAVSGSLSVLLDSIICALGPLACLTTQLPELNGCPKHVLSNTLDNIAYIMPGL from the exons ATGTTCGGCGATCGGCTGGCTGCCCCTAGCCCCAGCGCCCAGTGTGTCCCTTGTCTCCCGTTCCAAGATGGCGGCCGCGGGCGGTGGCGGCGCGGCGGGAAGTGGCAGTGCAGAGTGAGGCGACTGCACCGCCTCCCCACCCTGCGGCTGCGGGCCGGCACCGGAGGGCCGGCGGGCCCTGTCGGCCCTGAGCGGCCCTGCCGCCGGGGCACACTCGGGCCTGCTGCAGGGACGGAGCCGCGGGCTGCTGCGAGGCCGGAGCCTGCGCGG GACACTGAGCTTTTTCCGAGGTTAGAACCTcacaaaaagaagagaaagcactCCGATGAGTTCTGCCACAAAG GTGTTTCACCTTTGGATCTACCatcaaagaagaagaaaaaagcagtTTCTAGCCCGTCTTCAGCTGATACAACCATGGATTTACTCAAGGCTATCACCTCACCTTTGGCCACAAGCTCAAAGGCTTCAAAGAAGACCTCTGAAAAATCATCTTACTCTTCCTCTGGCCATTCTGAAAGCAAAAAGGAGCACCACAAGAAGAAGCTGAGTGGCAGCAGTGGGGAACACTCAGTGGATGATAGCAGCTTCCACAAATCTAAAAAAATGAAACCTCTCTATGTGAACACAGAAACTCTTACTCTCCGGGAACCTGATGGCTTGAAGATGaagctcatcctgtcaccaAAAGACAAAAGTGGTACTGCAGATGATGATTCTTTCTCCTACTCTTCAGCTCCATCAGCTGCAAAGAAATCTTCAAAGAAATCATCTCGAGATGAGCAAGGCTCCGTCCTGTTAGGTCATGAACTGCCGAGCTTCCTGAAGTCATCTCGGAAGAAGCACAAACCACCTTCAGACTCGAATCCACCTTCTGAGAGCTTTGGTGCTGACACTTCCCTTTTTTCTGAGGGCCATGGGAGCGAGTATGAAGTTTCAGGTATGGAGGCACCACCAGAATCTGGTTCCTCTTCTGGTGGGGAGTTGGAGGCTGGAGAACTAGTGATAGATGACTCCTACCGAGAAatcaagaagaagaagaagtcgaagaaaagtaagaaaaaaaaagacaaggagaAACATAGAGAGAAGAAACACTCTAAATCTAAAAAGAGTTCTGGACATGCTTCTGTGGCAGTAGCAGAAGTAACGGTGtcaccaccacctccttccgGTACTCCATATGTTcttcccccacctcctcctgctaTTTTCCACTCGGATGGTCAaggtgagaaaaggaggaaaaaggaagacAAGGAGAAGGACAAAGCTGAGaaatgggaaaaagaaaaggaaagagaaaaggaaaaagaaaaggaaagagaaaaggaaaaggaaaaagaaagagaaagagaaaaagaaagagaaaaagaaagagaaaaggaaaaagaaagagaaaaggaaagagaaagagaaaaa ccaaagaagaaaaacatgtctgcCTATCAAGTGTTCTGCAAGGAGTATCGTACAACTATTGTGTCTGAACACCCTGGGATAG ATTTTGGAGAGCTAAGTAAAAAACTGGCAGAAGTGTGGAAGCAGCTACCTGAGAAAGATAAACTG ATCTGGAAACAGAAAGCTCAGTATCTCCAACACAAGCAGAATAAAGCAGAAGCCACCACTGTGAAGAGAAAggcctcatcttcagatggtGCACCAAAAATAAAAG CTTCTCCAACAGGAGTGATTTCCCCTCATAAGAAATCTCCTACCAGCACTGTGGTGATGTCTTCCTCACCAGCCAAACTCCCTGAGACAGATCCTATCGATGTAGCTGCACACTTACAGTTGTTGGGTGAATCTCTGAGCCTCATTGGACACAGACTGCAGGAAACAGAA GGAATGGTGGCTGTTTCAGGAAGTTTGTCTGTACTTCTAGATTCAATCATCTGTGCTTTGGGCCCTTTAGCTTGTCTGACCACACAACTGCCTGAGTTGAATGGCTGCCCTAAGCACGTTTTG TCAAACACACTAGACAACATTGCCTACATCATGCCTGGACTTTGA
- the HMGXB4 gene encoding HMG domain-containing protein 4 isoform X4, translating into MTPRRKKDTELFPRLEPHKKKRKHSDEFCHKGVSPLDLPSKKKKKAVSSPSSADTTMDLLKAITSPLATSSKASKKTSEKSSYSSSGHSESKKEHHKKKLSGSSGEHSVDDSSFHKSKKMKPLYVNTETLTLREPDGLKMKLILSPKDKSGTADDDSFSYSSAPSAAKKSSKKSSRDEQGSVLLGHELPSFLKSSRKKHKPPSDSNPPSESFGADTSLFSEGHGSEYEVSGMEAPPESGSSSGGELEAGELVIDDSYREIKKKKKSKKSKKKKDKEKHREKKHSKSKKSSGHASVAVAEVTVSPPPPSGTPYVLPPPPPAIFHSDGQGEKRRKKEDKEKDKAEKWEKEKEREKEKEKEREKEKEKEREREKEREKEREKEKEREKEREREKPKKKNMSAYQVFCKEYRTTIVSEHPGIDFGELSKKLAEVWKQLPEKDKLIWKQKAQYLQHKQNKAEATTVKRKASSSDGAPKIKASPTGVISPHKKSPTSTVVMSSSPAKLPETDPIDVAAHLQLLGESLSLIGHRLQETEGMVAVSGSLSVLLDSIICALGPLACLTTQLPELNGCPKHVLSNTLDNIAYIMPGL; encoded by the exons ATGACTCCAAGAAGAAAGAAG GACACTGAGCTTTTTCCGAGGTTAGAACCTcacaaaaagaagagaaagcactCCGATGAGTTCTGCCACAAAG GTGTTTCACCTTTGGATCTACCatcaaagaagaagaaaaaagcagtTTCTAGCCCGTCTTCAGCTGATACAACCATGGATTTACTCAAGGCTATCACCTCACCTTTGGCCACAAGCTCAAAGGCTTCAAAGAAGACCTCTGAAAAATCATCTTACTCTTCCTCTGGCCATTCTGAAAGCAAAAAGGAGCACCACAAGAAGAAGCTGAGTGGCAGCAGTGGGGAACACTCAGTGGATGATAGCAGCTTCCACAAATCTAAAAAAATGAAACCTCTCTATGTGAACACAGAAACTCTTACTCTCCGGGAACCTGATGGCTTGAAGATGaagctcatcctgtcaccaAAAGACAAAAGTGGTACTGCAGATGATGATTCTTTCTCCTACTCTTCAGCTCCATCAGCTGCAAAGAAATCTTCAAAGAAATCATCTCGAGATGAGCAAGGCTCCGTCCTGTTAGGTCATGAACTGCCGAGCTTCCTGAAGTCATCTCGGAAGAAGCACAAACCACCTTCAGACTCGAATCCACCTTCTGAGAGCTTTGGTGCTGACACTTCCCTTTTTTCTGAGGGCCATGGGAGCGAGTATGAAGTTTCAGGTATGGAGGCACCACCAGAATCTGGTTCCTCTTCTGGTGGGGAGTTGGAGGCTGGAGAACTAGTGATAGATGACTCCTACCGAGAAatcaagaagaagaagaagtcgaagaaaagtaagaaaaaaaaagacaaggagaAACATAGAGAGAAGAAACACTCTAAATCTAAAAAGAGTTCTGGACATGCTTCTGTGGCAGTAGCAGAAGTAACGGTGtcaccaccacctccttccgGTACTCCATATGTTcttcccccacctcctcctgctaTTTTCCACTCGGATGGTCAaggtgagaaaaggaggaaaaaggaagacAAGGAGAAGGACAAAGCTGAGaaatgggaaaaagaaaaggaaagagaaaaggaaaaagaaaaggaaagagaaaaggaaaaggaaaaagaaagagaaagagaaaaagaaagagaaaaagaaagagaaaaggaaaaagaaagagaaaaggaaagagaaagagaaaaa ccaaagaagaaaaacatgtctgcCTATCAAGTGTTCTGCAAGGAGTATCGTACAACTATTGTGTCTGAACACCCTGGGATAG ATTTTGGAGAGCTAAGTAAAAAACTGGCAGAAGTGTGGAAGCAGCTACCTGAGAAAGATAAACTG ATCTGGAAACAGAAAGCTCAGTATCTCCAACACAAGCAGAATAAAGCAGAAGCCACCACTGTGAAGAGAAAggcctcatcttcagatggtGCACCAAAAATAAAAG CTTCTCCAACAGGAGTGATTTCCCCTCATAAGAAATCTCCTACCAGCACTGTGGTGATGTCTTCCTCACCAGCCAAACTCCCTGAGACAGATCCTATCGATGTAGCTGCACACTTACAGTTGTTGGGTGAATCTCTGAGCCTCATTGGACACAGACTGCAGGAAACAGAA GGAATGGTGGCTGTTTCAGGAAGTTTGTCTGTACTTCTAGATTCAATCATCTGTGCTTTGGGCCCTTTAGCTTGTCTGACCACACAACTGCCTGAGTTGAATGGCTGCCCTAAGCACGTTTTG TCAAACACACTAGACAACATTGCCTACATCATGCCTGGACTTTGA
- the HMGXB4 gene encoding HMG domain-containing protein 4 isoform X1 yields the protein MFGDRLAAPSPSAQCVPCLPFQDGGRGRWRRGGKWQCRVRRLHRLPTLRLRAGTGGPAGPVGPERPCRRGTLGPAAGTEPRAAARPEPARTFSCRWERGKEPRRGNTISGSCRTTMAYDDSKKKEEFLESDRSVDDVGLATGRIQREKKHSYKEPLQEEDEIATQVRKPSEKRLKDTELFPRLEPHKKKRKHSDEFCHKGVSPLDLPSKKKKKAVSSPSSADTTMDLLKAITSPLATSSKASKKTSEKSSYSSSGHSESKKEHHKKKLSGSSGEHSVDDSSFHKSKKMKPLYVNTETLTLREPDGLKMKLILSPKDKSGTADDDSFSYSSAPSAAKKSSKKSSRDEQGSVLLGHELPSFLKSSRKKHKPPSDSNPPSESFGADTSLFSEGHGSEYEVSGMEAPPESGSSSGGELEAGELVIDDSYREIKKKKKSKKSKKKKDKEKHREKKHSKSKKSSGHASVAVAEVTVSPPPPSGTPYVLPPPPPAIFHSDGQGEKRRKKEDKEKDKAEKWEKEKEREKEKEKEREKEKEKEREREKEREKEREKEKEREKEREREKPKKKNMSAYQVFCKEYRTTIVSEHPGIDFGELSKKLAEVWKQLPEKDKLIWKQKAQYLQHKQNKAEATTVKRKASSSDGAPKIKASPTGVISPHKKSPTSTVVMSSSPAKLPETDPIDVAAHLQLLGESLSLIGHRLQETEGMVAVSGSLSVLLDSIICALGPLACLTTQLPELNGCPKHVLSNTLDNIAYIMPGL from the exons ATGTTCGGCGATCGGCTGGCTGCCCCTAGCCCCAGCGCCCAGTGTGTCCCTTGTCTCCCGTTCCAAGATGGCGGCCGCGGGCGGTGGCGGCGCGGCGGGAAGTGGCAGTGCAGAGTGAGGCGACTGCACCGCCTCCCCACCCTGCGGCTGCGGGCCGGCACCGGAGGGCCGGCGGGCCCTGTCGGCCCTGAGCGGCCCTGCCGCCGGGGCACACTCGGGCCTGCTGCAGGGACGGAGCCGCGGGCTGCTGCGAGGCCGGAGCCTGCGCGG ACCTTTTCCTGTAGATGGGAACGGGGAAAGGAGCCCAGACGTGGCAACACAATCTCAGGCTCCTGCAGGACCACCATGGCTTACGATGACTCCAAGAAGAAAGAAG AGTTCCTAGAGAGTGACCGAAGTGTTGATGACGTGGGGCTGGCAACTGGCAGGATACAGCGGGAGAAAAAACACTCTTACAAGGAACCACTGCAAGAGGAAGATGAGATAGCAACTCAGGTCAGGAAGCCCTCAGAGAAAAGGTTGAAG GACACTGAGCTTTTTCCGAGGTTAGAACCTcacaaaaagaagagaaagcactCCGATGAGTTCTGCCACAAAG GTGTTTCACCTTTGGATCTACCatcaaagaagaagaaaaaagcagtTTCTAGCCCGTCTTCAGCTGATACAACCATGGATTTACTCAAGGCTATCACCTCACCTTTGGCCACAAGCTCAAAGGCTTCAAAGAAGACCTCTGAAAAATCATCTTACTCTTCCTCTGGCCATTCTGAAAGCAAAAAGGAGCACCACAAGAAGAAGCTGAGTGGCAGCAGTGGGGAACACTCAGTGGATGATAGCAGCTTCCACAAATCTAAAAAAATGAAACCTCTCTATGTGAACACAGAAACTCTTACTCTCCGGGAACCTGATGGCTTGAAGATGaagctcatcctgtcaccaAAAGACAAAAGTGGTACTGCAGATGATGATTCTTTCTCCTACTCTTCAGCTCCATCAGCTGCAAAGAAATCTTCAAAGAAATCATCTCGAGATGAGCAAGGCTCCGTCCTGTTAGGTCATGAACTGCCGAGCTTCCTGAAGTCATCTCGGAAGAAGCACAAACCACCTTCAGACTCGAATCCACCTTCTGAGAGCTTTGGTGCTGACACTTCCCTTTTTTCTGAGGGCCATGGGAGCGAGTATGAAGTTTCAGGTATGGAGGCACCACCAGAATCTGGTTCCTCTTCTGGTGGGGAGTTGGAGGCTGGAGAACTAGTGATAGATGACTCCTACCGAGAAatcaagaagaagaagaagtcgaagaaaagtaagaaaaaaaaagacaaggagaAACATAGAGAGAAGAAACACTCTAAATCTAAAAAGAGTTCTGGACATGCTTCTGTGGCAGTAGCAGAAGTAACGGTGtcaccaccacctccttccgGTACTCCATATGTTcttcccccacctcctcctgctaTTTTCCACTCGGATGGTCAaggtgagaaaaggaggaaaaaggaagacAAGGAGAAGGACAAAGCTGAGaaatgggaaaaagaaaaggaaagagaaaaggaaaaagaaaaggaaagagaaaaggaaaaggaaaaagaaagagaaagagaaaaagaaagagaaaaagaaagagaaaaggaaaaagaaagagaaaaggaaagagaaagagaaaaa ccaaagaagaaaaacatgtctgcCTATCAAGTGTTCTGCAAGGAGTATCGTACAACTATTGTGTCTGAACACCCTGGGATAG ATTTTGGAGAGCTAAGTAAAAAACTGGCAGAAGTGTGGAAGCAGCTACCTGAGAAAGATAAACTG ATCTGGAAACAGAAAGCTCAGTATCTCCAACACAAGCAGAATAAAGCAGAAGCCACCACTGTGAAGAGAAAggcctcatcttcagatggtGCACCAAAAATAAAAG CTTCTCCAACAGGAGTGATTTCCCCTCATAAGAAATCTCCTACCAGCACTGTGGTGATGTCTTCCTCACCAGCCAAACTCCCTGAGACAGATCCTATCGATGTAGCTGCACACTTACAGTTGTTGGGTGAATCTCTGAGCCTCATTGGACACAGACTGCAGGAAACAGAA GGAATGGTGGCTGTTTCAGGAAGTTTGTCTGTACTTCTAGATTCAATCATCTGTGCTTTGGGCCCTTTAGCTTGTCTGACCACACAACTGCCTGAGTTGAATGGCTGCCCTAAGCACGTTTTG TCAAACACACTAGACAACATTGCCTACATCATGCCTGGACTTTGA